A single region of the Manihot esculenta cultivar AM560-2 chromosome 12, M.esculenta_v8, whole genome shotgun sequence genome encodes:
- the LOC110628447 gene encoding F-box protein At3g07870 → MESLPREIMLNILSKLPTPSLLNAKLVSRSWKNLAEDPILIDLHFTHMASNNTNPCLILHGDYPIQNQLYALYLYPHNNNVGLVKSISSPPVPDFNVAASCNGWLCLSNSSKNTFHLYNPFNSDFMELPKSAHDQSSDFCTVLGFGFQAETKEYKILKLSRVSGNVRGHRICGYGPPPNAEILTLGSLTWRSLGQINYDPVQSASQVMVNGRLHWVNWPLRHHHNHRLISFDLSEEKFRLVPCPNSAAGFEGHGYHRLMLVNRGGCLSVVSNINYGSFEIWVMKEYGVRQSWRKEFNISSEIPRELEEEVDPSFKISRLYRRSFTRVVCSMKNGEILLQYKCRTLVAYDPRHGTFTNIKIPGMPNMFEAVAHGGNLNGIDRLLTGL, encoded by the coding sequence ATGGAGAGTCTTCCACGTGAGATCATGCTCAACATACTTTCTAAACTACCCACACCATCCTTACTCAATGCTAAGCTTGTAAGCCGATCATGGAAGAACTTAGCTGAAGACCCAATTCTTATTGATCTCCATTTCACCCATATGGCTTCAAATAATACCAATCCATGTCTCATCTTACATGGTGACTATCCCATTCAAAACCAGCTCTATGCTCTATACTTGTATCCTCACAACAACAACGTTGGGCTAGTGAAAAGCATTTCTTCACCTCCAGTGCCTGATTTCAACGTCGCAGCTTCTTGCAATGGCTGGCTATGCTTATCTAATTCTTCGAAGAACACATTCCATTTGTACAATCCTTTCAATAGTGACTTCATGGAGCTGCCGAAGTCTGCTCATGATCAGAGTTCTGATTTCTGCACAGTACTTGGATTTGGGTTCCAGGCAGAGACAAAGGAGTATAAAATTCTGAAGCTTTCCCGTGTTTCAGGGAATGTTAGAGGCCATAGGATTTGTGGTTACGGTCCACCACCAAATGCTGAGATCTTGACATTGGGTAGCCTAACTTGGAGAAGCTTAGGACAGATAAATTATGATCCAGTTCAGTCTGCATCACAGGTTATGGTTAATGGGAGACTTCATTGGGTCAATTGGCCATTAAGACATCATCACAATCATAGGCTCATCTCTTTTGACTTATCAGAAGAGAAATTTCGATTGGTGCCATGTCCAAACTCAGCAGCTGGCTTTGAAGGCCACGGTTACCACAGGCTCATGCTGGTCAACAGAGGAGGATGTCTCTCTGTAGTTTCTAATATCAATTATGGATCGTTTGAGATTTGGGTAATGAAGGAATATGGAGTGAGGCAGTCTTGGAGAAAAGAGTTCAATATAAGTAGTGAGATTCCAAGAGAATTGGAAGAAGAAGTTGATCCTTCCTTTAAAATTTCGAGATTGTATAGGAGGTCTTTTACTCGAGTTGTTTGTAGCATGAAAAATGGTGAAATTTTGCTGCAATacaagtgtaggacattggttGCTTATGATCCAAGGCATGGGACGTTTACGAATATTAAAATTCCAGGAATGCCAAATATGTTTGAAGCAGTTGCTCATGGTGGTAATCTTAATGGCATTGACAGGCTGCTTACTGGCCTATAA